The Oscarella lobularis chromosome 9, ooOscLobu1.1, whole genome shotgun sequence genome includes a window with the following:
- the LOC136191582 gene encoding monocarboxylate transporter 4-like, with the protein MACSRSLACRLFVVFAAFVPLFLLGGSVYSSGVVFNELLKRPCENVSRIHRPTWTNSSAAPPTSDATTIGCEEATCIECEGRSMGNASERTPSSEDATDCGGFGESRGSTAWGTSIYLAVGTSLSSVAGVLIDRFGCRSVAVVGSVSSALGYLTASYTPSLVTFVLSYGILGGVGFAFLYTSSIVVVSQHWPKHQAIANGIVMSGVGLGTVAFGPLSNAVIEGHGGWRPYFRFLTFCFIGTAVLSLFYASVDGDGDERPPRRKLFNWTLWRKPSFVIFIVAIVVIFFGAFVPIGHTIRYARDLCVCTADADLLVTYLGIGSVIGRMTLGLLADRLPFSTLTLYNTCVFFAGVSVLAAPAISSYAGFVCFMLFYGFLSGVVISFILIIVKSIVAKDELPQALGWAISAQSPSNAVASPIAGWLYDASCSYSNSYFFAGSMFMVGFIVLCLIPRFQTKTEGSEKGDKKPLPKTGATCQKAQVQMRESYV; encoded by the exons ATGGCATGTTCGCGATCGTTAGCGTGTCGCCTATTCGTCGTATTCGCCGCCTTCGTGCCGCTGTTCCTCTTGGGCGGCTCGGTCTACTCATCCGGGGTCGTCTTTAACGAATTACTCAAGCGTCCCTGCGAAAACGTCTCGCGAATCCATCGTCCGACGTGGACGAACTCCAGCgcggcgccgccgacgtccgACGCAACGACGATCGGCTGCGAGGAGGCGACGTGCATAGAGTGCGAAGGGCGGAGCATGGGCAACGCGAGCGAGAGGACCCCCAGCTCAGAGGATGCGACGGATTGCGGAGGATTCGGCGAAAGCCGAGGAAGCACAG CTTGGGGTACGTCGATCTATTTAGCAGTCGGCACCAGTCTCTcctccgtcgccggcgttctaatcgatcgtttcggctgccgttccgtcgccgtcgtcggttcCGTGTCGTCGGCGCTGGGATATCTGACCGCTTCGTACACGCCGTCTCTCGTCACCTTCGTCCTCTCCTACGGCATATTAGGCGGCGTCGGATTCGCCTTTCTCTACACGAgctccatcgtcgtcgtgtcgcAACACTGGCCAAAGCATCAGGCTATTGCGAACGGGATCGTCATGAGCGGCGTCGGTTTGGGCACCGTCGCCTTTGGACCGCTCTCCAATGCCGTCATCGAAGGACACGGCGGCTGGCGCCcatattttcgttttttgacgttctGTTTCATTGGCACGGCGGTTTTGAGTTTGTTCTacgcgagcgtcgacggcgacggcgacgagcgaccGCCTCGACGGAAGCTGTTCAATTGGACGCTTTGGAGAAAACCGTCGTTCGTTATCTTCATTGTGGCGATCGTTGTCATCTTCTTTGGCGCATTTGTGCCCATCGGTCACACA ATTCGCTATGCGCGCGATCTCTGCGTCTGCACGGCAGACGCCGACCTTCTCGTCACCTATCTCGGCATTGGCTCGGTAATCGGTCGAATGACGCTCGGTCTTCTCGCCGATCGACTTCCGTTTTCGACGCTCACACTATACAACACGtgcgtcttcttcgccggCGTTTCCGTGCTCGCCGCGCCGGCGATCTCGTCCTACGCCGGATTCGTCTGTTTCATGCTCTTCTACGGCTTTCTCTCCGGCGTTGTCATATCATTTATTCTTATCATTGTGAAGAGCATTGTTGCTAAGGATGAACTGCCTCAGGCTCTCGGATGGGCGATCAGCGCTCAAAGCCCGTCCAACGCTGTTGCGTCGCCTATAGCGG GTTGGCTTTATGATGCTTCGTGTTCGTATTCGAATTCGTACTTTTTCGCTGGATCGATGTTTATGGTCGGCTTTATTGTGCTCTGTCTTATTCCTCGTTTTCAAACGAAGACGGAAGGCTCggaaaaaggagacaagAAGCCGTTGCCGAAAACCGGTGCAACGTGTCAAAAAGCCCAAGTTCAGATGAGGGAATCCTACGTATAA
- the LOC136191638 gene encoding endoplasmic reticulum-Golgi intermediate compartment protein 2-like, with protein sequence MVRRLNRRERALKAVQQLDAFPKHEESVQEKTSSGGTVSILTFTLITILVVSEFLYYRHLEYVYAYGVDTDLDGSLLFNIDIVVAMPCDYIGADLLDLAGTTHHASDKLKQEPTFFDLTKNQEKWIRARKELIAKHEEWRSLKEEHMSNYASVHTPMPPRLDSEAPEDKKPDSCRIHGSMEVQKIAGNFHITAGKSMPHPRGHAHLSAFIPRESFNFSHRINRLSFGFAAIGTFNPLDGELKITEERNQMFQYYLQIVPTQFQRVTGANYSANQYSVTERERVIDHSGGSHGVPGIFMKYDLSSLMVQITQVRRPVGLFLVRLCGIIGGVFATSGMLHSIIGLIFDIIFCRRTTSTSSQDPASVSNTSSSNPTTPSTPTADHTLSEKTS encoded by the exons ATGGTTAGAAGATTGAATAGACGAGAAAGGGCTCTCAAGGCCGTCCAGCAGCTGGACGCCTTTCCTAAGCACGAAGAATCGGTTCAGGAAAAGACGAGCAGCGGAGGAACAG TTTCCATTCTGACCTTCACGCTCATCACGATATTAGTCGTCTCCGAGTTCCTCTACTATCGCCACTTGGAGTACGTCTACGCTTACGGCGTCGACACCGATTTGGACGG CTCCCTGCTTTTTAATATCGACATAGTTGTAGCGATGCCGTGCGATT ATATTGGTGCCGATCTTCTCGATTTGGCCGGCACCACGCATCACGCGTCGGACAAACTGAAACAAGAACCG actttctttgatttgacgaAGAACCAAGAGAAGTGGATCAG GGCTAGAAAAGAGCTCATAGCCAAACATGAAGAGTGGCGTTCCCTCAAGGAGGAGCACATGTCGAACTACGCTTCCGTGCACACTCCCATGCCGCCGAGATTAGACAGCGAAGCGCCCGAAGACAAAAAACCGGACTCCTGCCGAATACACGGCTCAATGGAAGTCCAGAAG ATTGCGGGGAATTTTCACATCACCGCCGGAAA ATCCATGCCTCATCCACGCGGTCACGCTCACTTGAGTGCCTTTATACCGCGCGAAT cgttcaacttttctcATCGTATTAATCGTCTTTCGTTTGGTTTCGCCGCTATTGGCACGTTTAATCCGCTCGACGGGGAGCTCAAAATCACAGAAGAAC GCAATCAAATGTTTCAGTATTACTTGCAG ATCGTTCCCACTCAGTTTCAACGCGTTACTGGGGCTAACTATTCAGCCAATCAATACTCTGTAACGGAgagg GAGAGGGTTATTGATCATTCGGGCGGTAGTCACGGCGTGCCCG GAATTTTCATGAAATACGATTTGTCGTCCCTAATGGTTCAAATAACGCAAGTGAGACGACCCGTCGGACTATTTCTCGTACGACTGTGCGGAATCATCGGCGGCGTCTTTGCTACCTCCG GTATGCTTCACTCGATCATCGGTCTGATTTTTGACATCATTTTctgtcgacgaacgacgtcgacttcgtctcaAGACCCCGCTTCAGTAAGCAatacttcttcttctaatcCGACTACCCCATCGACGCCTACCGCTGATCATACGTTGTCAGAAAAGACCTCTTAG
- the LOC136190855 gene encoding U6 snRNA phosphodiesterase 1-like — MAVSEVIVDYSSSEDNETDDANNIDYEPSRKRVKGRRSRKYCSYSSEESFPVPDSILAMHGDDDAMDSEDRSRHDGRVRSFPHVAGNWPTHVYAQFSSNATFGSLISALTDRLQRFISMCRLPANFSTVNLIPSRELHVSVSKTVTIRHHWIQPLVDALHMQLNAKRSFSCTFGSIRVYCNEEKTRSFLGLKILAGCEDLVAVSNLVDTAFDEFNLEHFYKEMDFHLSVAWWLGNILPSLTPEIQQSLEDCFDEFMTSHTMEFEINEIICKTGNKYFTFSLPRDGN; from the exons ATGGCCGTATCCGAGGTTATCGTCGACTATTCCTCCTCCGAGGACAACGAAACGGACGACGCAAACAACATCGACTACGAACCGAGTCGAAAACGAGTAAAAGGACGCCGATCGAG AAAATACTGCTCCTACTCGTCGGAAGAAAGCTTTCCCGTGCCCGATTCGATTCTTGCAATGCACGGAGACG acGATGCGATGGATTCGGAGGATCGATCGAGACACGACGGTCGAGTGCGATCGTTTCCGCACGTCGCCGGCAACTGGCCAACACACGTTTACGCTCAGT TCAGCTCTAACGCGACGTTCGGATCCCTGATATCCGCCCTGACCGATCGACTTCAGCGTTTCATATCCATGTGCCGATTGCCGGCCAACTTTTCCACGGTGAATCTGATTCCGTCGAGAGAGCTTCACGTCAGCGTATCGAAAACGGTCACGATACGACATCACTGGATACAgccactcgtcgacgcgctccACATGCAACTGAACGCCAAACGAAG TTTCTCCTGCACGTTTGGGAGCATTCGCGTTTATTGCAACGAGGAAAAGACGAG GTCTTTTCTTGGATTGAAAATTCTCGCCGGTTGCGAAGAC CTTGTTGCTGTGTCCAATCTTGTTGATACAGCCTTTGATGAGTTCAATTTAGAGCACTTCTATAAG GAGATGGATTTTCATTTGAGCGTGGCTTGGTGGTTGGGAAACATTTTGCCGTCTCTAACACCGGAAATTCAGCAATCGCTTGAA GACTGCTTTGAcgaatttatgacgtcacatacaATGGAATTCGAAATCAATGAAATCATCTGCAAAACGGGAAACAAATACTTTACATTTTCTTTGCCACGTGACGGGAATTAA
- the LOC136191583 gene encoding monocarboxylate transporter 12-like, giving the protein MNARELRLPIAIVFTAFITFFFAGGTIYASGVLFSELLKKPCASIGDNNTSRWKNASTPTLLSPSSSIPDSGCKENDCSAFCRSDEAENSNSTNGTRIDEEKDCGGFGQSRGITSWTSSVYFCLSTLFASITGILVDRFGCRVVATSGCLILSVGFLAASATNSLAAFIFPYGIMAGAGFALVYPSSIVIVSRHWRRLGHQSLANGLAISGMGVGTAAYGPIAYAIIKAWTWRGYLRFIGVAFVFTSILTSIFYIDVAETEEDRSKRRFFDRSLFRNRAYLLFLAGVSVFFLGLSVPVIHTVRYALDLCICQSDADFLVTYYGVGSVLGRIAIGSAGNYKKLHAMIPFLVCVIACGLTIYGAPFITNYAGFIAFMFIYGFFSGALVSFYIVVLERVVDKEQLPQALGWTLTAQGPSNVLAAPIAGWLYDASCSYSNSFYFGGTGFVVGFLILVFVSPVRRRYPGSKADSSSSMKTKISSFEIYWRESSV; this is encoded by the exons ATGAACGCTCGGGAGTTGCGATTACCAATTGCCATCGTGTTCACGGCATTCATaacgttctttttcgctgGCGGCACGATCTACGCTTCCGGCGTTCTATTCAGCGAGCTCCTCAAGAAGCCGTGCGCTTCGATAGGAGACAACAACACGTCGCGATggaaaaacgcgtcgacgccgacgctgctctccccgtcgtcgtccattCCCGATTCTGGCTGCAAGGAAAACGACTGCAGCGCATTTTGCCGCAGCGATGAAGcggaaaattcgaattccACCAATGGaacgcgaatcgacgaagagaaagactgCGGGGGTTTCGGTCAAAGCAGAGGAATCACTt cTTGGACCTCGTCGGTCTACTTCTGCCTCAGCACGCTCTTCGCCTCGATAACCGGCATTCTCGTCGACCGATTCGGctgtcgcgtcgtcgccacgtCCGGCTGTCTAATTCTCAGCGTCGGCTTTCTcgccgcttcggcgacgaactCGCTCGCCGCGTTCATCTTTCCCTACGGCATCATGGCCGGCGCGGGATTCGCTTTGGTCTATCCGAGCTCCATAGTAATCGTATCGAGACATTGGCGACGTCTCGGTCATCAGTCGCTAGCGAACGGTCTCGCTATATCGGGAATGGGCGTCGGAACGGCCGCCTACGGTCCAATCGCCTACGCCATCATCAAAGCGTGGACTTGGCGCGGCTATCTTCGCTTCATTGgcgtcgccttcgttttcaCGTCGATCCTCACGtctattttttatatagacGTTGCGGAGACGGAGGAGGATCGGTCCAAGCGAAGATTCTTCGATCGATCTCTGTTTAGGAATCGCGCCTATCTATTGTTCCTCGCTGGTGTGTCCGTGTTCTTTCTCGGTCTATCCGTGCCGGTCATTCACACG GTGCGCTATGCTCTCGATTTGTGCATTTGCCAATCGGACGCCGACTTTCTCGTCACCTATTACGGCGTCGGATCCGTGCTCGGTCGCATCGCAATTGGCTCGGCCGGAAATTACAAAAAACTTCATGCCATGATTCCATTTCTAGTGTGCGTCATCGCCTGCGGTCTCACAATCTACGGCGCTCCCTTCATAACCAACTACGCCGGCTTTATAGCGTTCATGTTCATCTACGGCTTTTTCTCCGGCGCTCTCGTCTCCTTTTACATTGTCGTGCTGGAACGAGTTGTTGATAAGGAGCAGTTGCCGCAGGCTCTCGGCTGGACTCTCACAGCTCAAGGACCATCGAACGTTCTAGCGGCACCTATTGCAG gaTGGCTCTATGACGCCTCGTGTTCCTATTCAAATTCGTTCTATTTTGGCGGAACGGGTTTTGTCGTCGGTTTTCTTATACTAGTGTTTGTTTCCCCTGTTCGGCGGAGATATCCTGGTTCGAAAGCGGACTCTAGTAGTAGTATGAAAACTAAAATATCTTCTTTCGAGATTTATTGGAGAGAATCTTCGGTATGA
- the LOC136190856 gene encoding uncharacterized protein yields the protein MASRFSLSKLFGSKKKEKRPRSSSTPSPSLNLTGDTFTMRLMRPEMRAFHRERVRRESMASSSSDTASLTSALSESAIVTRRPSLGHATRRHSSLDDPKASARSDRRARARFYRAEVTQSVCEEVVDESTSLSSEDQDDLLARVDKMEAELRARRPPLPDTPTIARRSTSSDADSGLDSASVVTACSQSGGVKSDGGGGGGGGGNVGKKGVRFLFPDARIPVQYPGKRDLDLIRSDDEELDTDEEYLGTI from the coding sequence ATGGCGTCGCGGTTCTCCCTATCGAAGCTGTTCGgctcgaaaaagaaagagaaacgaccgcgatcgagttcgacgccgtcgccgtcgcttaaTTTGACAGGGGACACGTTCACCATGCGATTGATGCGACCGGAGATGCGCGCGTTTCATCGCGAACGTGTTCGACGCGAATCgatggcgtcgtcgtcgtcggacacGGCGTCCCTAACGAGCGCCCTATCGGAATCGGCGATCGTCACGCGACGTCCGTCGCTCGGgcacgcgacgcgacgccattcgtcgctcgacgaccCGAAAGCGAGCGCGCGCTCCGATCGAcgggcgcgcgcgcgtttctATCGCGCCGAAGTGACCCAGAGCGTGtgcgaagaagtcgtcgacgaatcgacgtcgttatCGAGCGAGGATCAGGACGATCTTCTCGCTCGAGTCGACAAAATGGAGGCGGAGTTACGAGCGAGACGACCACCCCTCCCCGACACGCCCACCATCGCACGTCGCTCGACAAGCTCCGACGCCGATAGCGGACTGGATAgcgcgagcgtcgtcacCGCTTGTAGCCAATCAGGAGGCGTCAAGTccgacggtggcggcggcggcggcggcggcggcaacgttgGGAAAAAGGGCGtgcgctttctctttcccgACGCCCGTATACCCGTCCAGTATCCGGGTAAACGCGATTTGGATCTAATACGCTCCGATGACGAAGAATTAGACACGGACGAAGAGTATTTGGGAACTATCTGA